Proteins co-encoded in one Micropterus dolomieu isolate WLL.071019.BEF.003 ecotype Adirondacks linkage group LG19, ASM2129224v1, whole genome shotgun sequence genomic window:
- the sox3 gene encoding transcription factor Sox-3, with product MYNMMETEIKTPLPQSNSGSAPGAKNNSVSDQERVKRPMNAFMVWSRGQRRKMAQENPKMHNSEISKRLGADWKLLTDAEKRPFIDEAKRLRAMHMKEHPDYKYRPRRKTKTLLKKDKYSLPGGLLAPGANAVNNSVSVGQRMDGYAHMNGWTNSAYSLMQDQLAYPQHHSMNSPQIQQMHRYEMAGLQYPMMSSAQTYMNAASTYSMSPAYTQQTSSAMGLSSMASVCKTEPSSPPPAIASHSQRACLGDLRDMISMYLPPGGDSAEHSSLQSSRLHSVHPHYQTAGTGVNGTLPLTHI from the coding sequence ATGTATAACATGATGGAAACCGAGATCAAGACCCCGCTCCCGCAGTCCAACTCGGGCTCGGCGCCGGGCGCAAAGAACAACAGTGTCAGCGACCAGGAGCGGGTGAAGCGGCCGATGAACGCCTTCATGGTCTGGTCCCGCGGGCAGCGGAGGAAGATGGCACAAGAAAATCCCAAAATGCACAACTCTGAAATCAGTAAGCGGCTTGGTGCTGACTGGAAACTTCTGACCGACGCTGAAAAGAGGCCATTCATCGACGAGGCCAAGCGTCTACGCGCTATGCACATGAAGGAGCATCCGGATTATAAATACCGTCCACGCAGGAAGACCAAGACCTTGCTCAAGAAAGACAAGTATTCTTTGCCCGGGGGACTGTTGGCGCCAGGAGCCAATGCCGTCAACAACTCTGTGTCGGTGGGGCAGCGGATGGACGGTTATGCGCACATGAACGGGTGGACGAACAGTGCGTACTCCCTCATGCAGGACCAGTTGGCCTACCCTCAGCATCATAGCATGAACAGCCCCCAGATTCAGCAGATGCACCGATATGAGATGGCAGGTCTCCAGTACCCGATGATGTCCTCGGCGCAGACCTACATGAACGCGGCTTCCACGTACAGCATGTCTCCAGCGTACACGCAGCAGACCAGCAGCGCCATGGGACTGAGCTCCATGGCGTCCGTGTGCAAGACCGAGCCGAGCTCGCCGCCGCCGGCCATCGCGTCCCACTCTCAGCGGGCGTGTTTGGGGGACCTGAGGGATATGATAAGCATGTACCTGCCTCCCGGCGGGGACAGCGCAGAGCATTCCTCCCTGCAGAGCAGCCGGTTACACAGCGTCCATCCGCACTATCAGACCGCAGGGACTGGCGTCAATGGGACGCTACCTCTCACCCACATCTGA